The nucleotide window AACTTCCGGGTGCGCTCGTCGGCCGGGTCCTCGAAGACCCGCTCCGTCGGCCCGAGCTCCGTGATCCCGTCGTCGAGCAGCACGGCGACGCGGTCCGCGACGCGCTCGGCCTGATGCATGTCGTGGGTGGCGAGCGCGACGCCGATCCCCCGATCGCTCGCCTCCCCGATCGCGTCCTCGATGACGGCGGTGTTGCGCGGGTCGAGGTCGGAGGTCGGCTCGTCGAGGAGGAGCGCGTCCGGCTCGTACGCCAGTGCGCGGGCGAACGACACGCGCTGGGCCTCGCCGCCGGACAGCGAGTCGGCGTGACGGCCCGTCTCGTCCGCCAGCCCGACCACGTCGAGCGCCTCGCGGACCGCCTCCGGGACGCCGCGCCCGAACAGCGACCCGATTCGGTCGGTCCACGAGCGACGGACGCGGAGCCCGTACTCGACGTTGCGCGCGACGGAGGCGTCGAAGAGGCTCGCCTCCTGGAACACCACCCCGACGCGGCGGCGCAGGGCGAGCCGCTCAGCCTCGGGGACCGTCCACGCGTCGGTGCCGTCGAGCGCGACGGTCCCCTCGTCCGGCTCCGCAGAGAGCGCGAGCAGGCGGAGCAGCGTCGTCTTGCCGACCCCGGACGGCCCGACGACCGCGAGCACCTCGCCGGCGTCGATCTCGACCGAGAGGTCCCGCAAGACGGTCTCGTCGCCGTACGACGCCGAGACGTCGGTCACTCGGAGCATCAGGCCGTCACCCCGCCGTCGCCGAAGTACACGACGACGGCGTTGACGGTCAACACGAGCGCGACGAGCACCGCGCCGAGCACCATCGCCGTCTCGTACTGGCCCTGCCGCGCCTCCAGTTGGATGGCGGTCGTCAGGGTGCGGGTCTTCGAGATCCCGTCCGCGCCCGTGATGTTGCCGCCGACGATGAGGACGGACCCGACCTCGCTTATCGCGCGACCGAACCCGGCCAACACCGCCGTGGCGATCCCGTAGCGCGCCTCCTTGATCACGACGAGCGCCGCGTCGAGCCGCGTCCCGCCGAGCGCGCGCGCGGCGTCGCGGACCCCGTCGTCGACCCCGTCGACGGCGGCGAGGCTGATCGCCGTGATCGGCGGCGTCGCGAGCACGAACTGCGACAGGATCATCGCCTGCTTGGTGAATATGAGGTTCAGCGACCCGAGCGGCCCCTGGTTCGAGACGGCGAAGAGGACGAGCAACCCGACCACGACGCTCGGGAACCCCATCCCCGTGTTGACCACCGACTTCACGAACCCCTTCCCGGGGAACTCCGCGAACCCGAGCGCGACCGCGACCGGCACGCTGACGAGCGTGCTCACGGCGACGGCGGTGACGCTCACGTACAGCGAGACGAAGATAATGCTCCGGACGTACCCGTCCCTGAACGGGAGATCGAGGAGCGAGAGCGCCAGTTCCGGGGTCGTCGCGAGAGCCACGAGTTCCGGAATCGCCGCGAGGGTCACGCTCACTCGTCGCCGGAGTCGCTACTCCAGCCTTCCGGTACGTACTGCTGGAAGTCCGGGTTCTCCGAGACCGCTCTGGGGAAGAACAGCTGCTCGCCGTTCACCTGGTACTCCGAGATCGACGCTTGGA belongs to Halorubrum sp. DM2 and includes:
- a CDS encoding ABC transporter permease, translating into MALATTPELALSLLDLPFRDGYVRSIIFVSLYVSVTAVAVSTLVSVPVAVALGFAEFPGKGFVKSVVNTGMGFPSVVVGLLVLFAVSNQGPLGSLNLIFTKQAMILSQFVLATPPITAISLAAVDGVDDGVRDAARALGGTRLDAALVVIKEARYGIATAVLAGFGRAISEVGSVLIVGGNITGADGISKTRTLTTAIQLEARQGQYETAMVLGAVLVALVLTVNAVVVYFGDGGVTA
- a CDS encoding phosphate ABC transporter ATP-binding protein; the encoded protein is MLRVTDVSASYGDETVLRDLSVEIDAGEVLAVVGPSGVGKTTLLRLLALSAEPDEGTVALDGTDAWTVPEAERLALRRRVGVVFQEASLFDASVARNVEYGLRVRRSWTDRIGSLFGRGVPEAVREALDVVGLADETGRHADSLSGGEAQRVSFARALAYEPDALLLDEPTSDLDPRNTAVIEDAIGEASDRGIGVALATHDMHQAERVADRVAVLLDDGITELGPTERVFEDPADERTRKFISGELVY